From the genome of Pseudomonas mohnii:
GTGGACCCCATGTGGTTGCGAATTCAACAATTGGCCGCCTACCTGCGTCAGCGCCTGGCGGATATCCCGGGCGTCACACCGCGCGACGTCGGCAGCCTCACATCAGGCATCGTGACATTCACTCATCAGGGCAGCAGCGCCGCGCAGGTTCAACAGTGGCTGGCGGCACAGGACAAGCGCATCAACGTGACGACCTCGACCTTCCGTTCGACCTTGATCGATATGCAGGACAGGGACTTGCTGGAGGTCAATCGCGCTTCGCTTCATGCCTACAACACCGAAGCGGAAATCGACACGATGATCGCCGCACTGAGCTGTCTGCCGAGCGCCTGACGGGGATACCAATCGGCGCTTGCGTCGCAGCCGGGTTGCAAACTAGAATTGGGAATACTTCTCAATTGCATAAAGCTGCAGCCATGAGCGAAACCCTTCCCGCGAATAACGACCATCACCTGCGCGCGATCGAAGCCCTGTACAGCGGCCATCACGGCTGGCTGTACGCGACGCTGAGAAAAAAACTGGGTAACGCCATGGACGCGGCGGATCTCGCGCAGGACACCTTCACCCGTATCCTCGCCTCCCAGGTCACCGTCATCGAACAGCCCCGCGCCTACCTGAGCTGCGTGGCCAAGGGCATTCTGGTCAACTGGTATCAACGCAAGGCCCTGGAACGCGCCTACCTGGATGCCCTCTCTCACTTGCCTGCGCCAGAAGTGCCTTCGCCGGAGTCGCGCTTCATGGTTCTGGAGACCCTGCACGAAATCGACGCGATGCTCGACGCGCTGCCGCCACTGGTCAAACGTGCGTTTCTGCTCTCGCAGATCAGCGGCCTGAAGTATGACGACATTGCCTCGCAACTGGGCGTCTCGCTGATCACCGTCAAACGCTACATGAAGCAAGCCTTCGTGCAATGCCTGTTGCTGGTGGAATGAATGCTCACACGTCGCAACGCGCCGCCCCCCGATCAACAGGCCCTGGAAGAAGCGGCCGACTGGCTGATCCGCTTGAGTGAGGGCGAACTGAGTGACAGTGAACGCGCCGAATGGGACTGCTGGAAAGCCAGCACCCCCGAGCGCGGCCGGGCCTGGGCGCGAGCGCAGTTGTTGCAGAGTAAACTCGGCGGGCTGCCACCGTCGCTGGCGATGTCGGCGCTTGACCGCCCAAACAGCCCGGAACGCCGTGCGGCGCTGGGCAAACTGGCCATGATCCTGGCGATCCTGCCGGTTGGCTGGGCCAGCTGGAAGCTCGCAGAGTCCCGACAATGGTCGGCCGACTATCGCACCGCTGTCGGCCAGCGACGCGAACTGACCCTGGCCGACGGTTCGAAAATCACCCTGAACACCGACACTGCCATCGACGTGCTGTTCGACGCCAACCAACGCCATATACACCTGCGCGAAGGCGAAATACTGGTGCAGACCGCGCCGGACAATTCACCGTCACCCCGGCCGTTCCTGGTCAGCACCCGCCAGGGCCGCCTGCAAGCGTTGGGCACGCGCTTTACCGTTCGCGAACTGCAATCACGCACTCGCCTTGCCGTCCTGGAAGGCGCTGTGAAGGTGGATCTGGCAGAAGATCGCAAGGGAACACCGCTGATCATCGGTGCCGGGCAACGCACCGATTTTTCTTCCAGCACCTTCGGCCAGGTCAGCGTCGCCGACCGCTCCGCCGGCGACTGGACGCAAGGCATGTTGATGGCGGACAAGATGCGCCTGGCTGACTTCGTCGACGAGTTGACGCGCTATCACCGTGGTGTTGTGCGCCTCGACCCGGCCATTGCCGATCTGCGCATTTCCGGTGCCTACCCCATCAGCGACACCCAGCGCACCTTGAACATGCTGGCGCACACCTACCCGATCCATGTCAGCGGCCATTTGAATGGCTTCTGGGTCATGCTTTCCCCCACTTGAGTCGCCGAAAAATATTGCCGCACCGGTGATACTTTTTTTGATCTCGACTGGCTATGGGGGAGAAGCACTTTACCGTCCTGTTTATAGGTCCATCCATTCATGCCTGCTGCACGCCTCCTGCGCCCGGATCGTCAGTTCAAACCAGTGATTCGCAGTACGTTGCTCAGCCTTGTCCTGATCGGTGTCGTTTGCCCGTTTGCCTTGGCCGTCGTGCCTGTCCAACTGGACTCTGTCGCGGTCCGTGCCTACGACATTCCCTCCGGGCCGCTGGGCGCCACCCTTTCCAGCGTTGCCGTCGAGGCCGGTATTGCGCTGTCGTTTGAGCCTTCCCTGACCGAAGGCCTGACCAGCCCTGCACTGATCGGCCATTTCACCGCGCAAGACGCCGTCACTCGCTTGCTGGACGGCAGTGGCCTGGACATGGTGTTGCACAGCGATGGCAGCTACACGCTGGTGCAGCGCCGGGTGACGCTGGATGAGACGGCAGTCATCGGTACCGACCAACGCGCCGATGCTCTGCCGCAGGTGTATGTCGGTGGCCAGGTGGCCAGCGGCAGCCGTCTGGGCATTCTCGGCAATACCGACGTGATGGATGCTCCGTTCAGCGTCAGCACCTACACCTCGGCGCTGATCAAGGATCAACAGGCCGTCACCGTCGGCGATGTACTGGAGCGCGACTCCTCCGTACGTTCCACGGGGCAGACCGGGGGCATCGTCGACTCGTTTTTCATCCGTGGTTTTCCCGTCGGTGAAGGCAACCTCGGTGAATTGGCGTTCGACGGCGTCTACGGTGTCGCGCCCAACTACCGGGTATTCACCGAGTACGCCGAGCGTATCGAACTGGTCAAAGGCCCCGGTGCCCTGCTCTATGGCATGTCGCCCAACAGCGCAGTCGGCGGCGTCATCAACGTGGTGCCCAAGCGCTCCCTCGATGAAGACCTGACCCGTTTCACCGCCAGCTACGCCATGGACTCGCAGCTTGGCGGGCACCTCGACGTGAGTCGACGCTTCGGTGAAGAACGTCGCTTCGGCCTGCGCCTCAATGGCAGCACCCAACTGGGCAACACCGCGATCGACGATCAATCGCGGCATGTCGATATCGGTGCCCTGTCCCTTGACTATCAAGGCGAACGCCTGCGTACCAGCTTCGACTGGCTCAATCAGGAAGAACGTTTTGACGCTGCTTCGCGCCCCTTCCTGATCGCCTCGGGCGTGGACATTCCCTCGGCGGCCAATGGCCGTATCAATGTGAGCCAGGCATGGGGCTGGTCGCGAACCCGGGACAAATCCGCCCTGCTCAGTGGCGAATACGACGTGAGCGACGCACTGACTGTTTTCGCCCACGCCGGCGGCGGCCAGTCGGATGTCGCGCGGATGTCCGACCAGACGCCGAACCTCATTAATGCCGCCGGCGATACGTCGTCGATTCCCGGCTATTACAAGTTCGAAGTCGAGCGATACACCCTCGACGCCGGTGCACGCCTGCGTTTCGACACCGGGCCGGTCAGTCATCGCACCGCCCTGCAAGTCAGCCGTTATCGCGATGTGCTGTCGCGCGGGATCATTTCCGGCGCGCCGATCCTGTCGAACATCTATCACCCGGTGGATCGGCCAAAGCCGTACATCCCCAAGCCGGACACGCCGAAAGTATCCGAAAGCGAACTGACCGGCGTGGCGCTGGTGGACACACTGTCGGTGCTCGATGACCGGGTGCAGCTAACCGTCGGCGTACGCCGGCAGAACATCAAATCCGACAACTACAACGCCACCGGAATGGTCACCACGTCCTACGATGATGGCCGGACCACGCCGCTGTACGGCGTGGTCATCAAGCCCTGGGATCACGTTTCGTTTTACTACAACTACATCGAAGGCCTGAGCAAGGGCGACATTGCACCGTCCACCGCCTCGAACGCCGGCGAGATCTTTGCCCCTTACGTTTCCCGTCAGCACGAACTCGGCGTCAAGGCCGACTACGGCAACTTCACCTCCACCCTTTCCCTGTTCCAAATCACCAAACCCAGCGGGGAACTGGCCTCCGGGGTGTTTGCGGTACAGGGCGAACAGCGCAATCGCGGCCTGGAGCTGAATGTGTTCGGCGAAGTCGCCCCAGGCACGCGACTGCTCGGTGGCGTGACCCTGCTCGATGCGCAACTGAGCAAAACCTCGGTGGCTGGCAACCGTGGCAATAAACCGGTTGGCGTACCCCAAGTGCAAGCCAACCTGTGGGCCGAACGGGATACCTCGTGGCTGGAGGGACTGACGCTGACCGCTGGCGCGATCCATACCGGTAGCCAGTACGTCAACCAGGCCAACACCCAGAAACTGGATGACTGGACCCGCTTCGACGTCGGCGCGCGCTACACCACGCTCATCGATGAGCGACCGACCACGTTTCGCGCCACCGTGCAGAACGTGTTCGACCAGGCGTACTGGTCGGGCGTGGCCTCCTACGGCGCGTTTTCCCAAGGTTCACCGCGCACTTTATTACTGTCGGCAACTGTCGATTTCTGAAACGTTCAGCCGGCTGACGGTGTGAACCGTTGACCGATCTGACTTTGCAAAGGCTTTGACCATGGTGATTTTCGATAGACGCAGCTATGCATGGGTTGCACTGCTACTGGCAGGACTGCTGGGGCTGTTTTCCTGGGTACCGCGCCCTGCGCACGCCGCCGAGGCGGACACGGCGCGCACCGAGGTAACCGATCTGCTGGGGCGCAAGGTCAAGGTTCACCTGCCGGTCAGGCGCGTCATCCTTGGCGAAGGTCGACAGTTGTATCTGGTCGCCGCTCTTGACGTGCAAAACCCGATCGAGCGCATCGTCGGCTGGCGCAAGGACCTGATCCAGTCTGATCCGGACACCTACAACGCGTACCTGCGCACATTTCCCGGCATCGCCAAAATCCCCACCTTCGGCGGTTTTGAAGACGGCACCTTCGACATCGAGCAGGCCATTTCCCAGCGCCCGGACGTGATCATCCTCAACATCGAGGCACAGCACGCCACTGAAGATGCACGCTACATCGAAAAGCTCGACGCGCTGGGCATTCCGGTGGTGTACGTCGACTTCCGTAACAACCCGATGCAGAACACCGAGCCGACCATGCGCCTGTTCGGTCAACTGTTCGCAAAGGAACAGCGCGCCGAAGCCTTCATCGATTTCCGCAACCGGCAGATTCATCGCGTCACCGACGTCATCGAGAAAAATCACCCACCGCGTCCCAGCGTGTTCATCGAGCGAATCGGTGGCTACACCGATGATTGCTGCCTGAGTTTCGGCAACGAGAACTTCGGTCTGTTCGTCGAGATGGCCGGTGGCAACAACATCGCCCGGCGCATCATTCCCACCACGTTCGGCCAGTTGAATCCCGAGCAAGTCATTGTCGCCAA
Proteins encoded in this window:
- a CDS encoding sigma-70 family RNA polymerase sigma factor is translated as MSETLPANNDHHLRAIEALYSGHHGWLYATLRKKLGNAMDAADLAQDTFTRILASQVTVIEQPRAYLSCVAKGILVNWYQRKALERAYLDALSHLPAPEVPSPESRFMVLETLHEIDAMLDALPPLVKRAFLLSQISGLKYDDIASQLGVSLITVKRYMKQAFVQCLLLVE
- a CDS encoding TonB-dependent receptor — encoded protein: MPAARLLRPDRQFKPVIRSTLLSLVLIGVVCPFALAVVPVQLDSVAVRAYDIPSGPLGATLSSVAVEAGIALSFEPSLTEGLTSPALIGHFTAQDAVTRLLDGSGLDMVLHSDGSYTLVQRRVTLDETAVIGTDQRADALPQVYVGGQVASGSRLGILGNTDVMDAPFSVSTYTSALIKDQQAVTVGDVLERDSSVRSTGQTGGIVDSFFIRGFPVGEGNLGELAFDGVYGVAPNYRVFTEYAERIELVKGPGALLYGMSPNSAVGGVINVVPKRSLDEDLTRFTASYAMDSQLGGHLDVSRRFGEERRFGLRLNGSTQLGNTAIDDQSRHVDIGALSLDYQGERLRTSFDWLNQEERFDAASRPFLIASGVDIPSAANGRINVSQAWGWSRTRDKSALLSGEYDVSDALTVFAHAGGGQSDVARMSDQTPNLINAAGDTSSIPGYYKFEVERYTLDAGARLRFDTGPVSHRTALQVSRYRDVLSRGIISGAPILSNIYHPVDRPKPYIPKPDTPKVSESELTGVALVDTLSVLDDRVQLTVGVRRQNIKSDNYNATGMVTTSYDDGRTTPLYGVVIKPWDHVSFYYNYIEGLSKGDIAPSTASNAGEIFAPYVSRQHELGVKADYGNFTSTLSLFQITKPSGELASGVFAVQGEQRNRGLELNVFGEVAPGTRLLGGVTLLDAQLSKTSVAGNRGNKPVGVPQVQANLWAERDTSWLEGLTLTAGAIHTGSQYVNQANTQKLDDWTRFDVGARYTTLIDERPTTFRATVQNVFDQAYWSGVASYGAFSQGSPRTLLLSATVDF
- a CDS encoding ABC transporter substrate-binding protein — translated: MVIFDRRSYAWVALLLAGLLGLFSWVPRPAHAAEADTARTEVTDLLGRKVKVHLPVRRVILGEGRQLYLVAALDVQNPIERIVGWRKDLIQSDPDTYNAYLRTFPGIAKIPTFGGFEDGTFDIEQAISQRPDVIILNIEAQHATEDARYIEKLDALGIPVVYVDFRNNPMQNTEPTMRLFGQLFAKEQRAEAFIDFRNRQIHRVTDVIEKNHPPRPSVFIERIGGYTDDCCLSFGNENFGLFVEMAGGNNIARRIIPTTFGQLNPEQVIVANPAHVVITTANWEAFAPGGHWVGVGPGADMTLARKKLAWYTQRPAYAGIKAQDNQAFHAIWHQFYNSPYQFVAIQQLAKWFHPELFADLDPEASFRELHERFLPVPYESGYFVSLPQPEVKP
- a CDS encoding FecR domain-containing protein — protein: MLTRRNAPPPDQQALEEAADWLIRLSEGELSDSERAEWDCWKASTPERGRAWARAQLLQSKLGGLPPSLAMSALDRPNSPERRAALGKLAMILAILPVGWASWKLAESRQWSADYRTAVGQRRELTLADGSKITLNTDTAIDVLFDANQRHIHLREGEILVQTAPDNSPSPRPFLVSTRQGRLQALGTRFTVRELQSRTRLAVLEGAVKVDLAEDRKGTPLIIGAGQRTDFSSSTFGQVSVADRSAGDWTQGMLMADKMRLADFVDELTRYHRGVVRLDPAIADLRISGAYPISDTQRTLNMLAHTYPIHVSGHLNGFWVMLSPT